A section of the Salmo trutta chromosome 4, fSalTru1.1, whole genome shotgun sequence genome encodes:
- the LOC115192901 gene encoding protein regulator of cytokinesis 1 isoform X1: MRRSEVHAAESVACLNRALNQLKEIWEEIGIPEDQRLQRTDVVKKHIKGLLDMMIAEEDSLRKRLMSSIESCRKELDVLCTELQLSPFEEDEGRTMLQLEKDIRSRLEVMMKQKSQRVKELKTLYKQDRELCDIMCSVPFCIDLDSVPSLEQLDSYHSYLNDLTKEKDRRHGEFVGIKRQIILCMEELDQLPDTSFERDVVCEDEEAFCLSSDNITALQLLLGQLEDRKTENELVCSSYRTKIQELWERLQVPQEERDGMSDHMGQSRKKNMDALQAECRRLEQLKIKNMRNVIEDIRAEVALFWERCYYSLEQRRAFTPYYGDDYTEEMLNLHQEELLSLKKHYEDHRELFEGVTRWQDSWTLFLQLEKKATDPSRFNNRGGNLLKEEKQRADLQKSLPKLEKSLKTQINLWEEEQYREFLVNGQRFLQYVQEQWELLRLEKEREKNERQLKKNQQIEQDMLYGTAQRTPSKRRLAETPTPGKARKLNATSSISSSTPNSTLRSAFGGTMCQSPVLRPPMSASKIPLRTPGRVGRTPRTVERNKENISHLNGTALSGVLRTPASRCNITVNSVAGTYSEFSRDLSKASKSNVKTGHLNSTDTRL; this comes from the exons atgaggaggag TGAAGTCCATGCTGCAGAATCTGTAGCATGTCTGAATCGAGCCCTGAACCAGTTGAAGGAGATCTGGGAAGAAATAGGCATTCCAGAGGACCAGCGACTACAGAGGACTGATGTAGTCAAGAAACATATCAAA gGCTTGCTGGACATGATGATCGCTGAGGAGGACAGTTTAAGGAAGAGATTGATGAGCAGCATAGAGTCCTGTCGCAAAGAGCTGGATGTTCTGTGCACTGAGCTTCAACTATCCCCCTTTGAG GAGGACGAGGGGAGGACGATGCTGCAGCTGGAGAAGGACATTCGGTCACGGCTGGAGGTGATGATGAAACAGAAGAGTCAGAGAGTTAAAGAGCTGAAGACTCTGTACAAGCAGGACCGGGAGCTGTGTGACATCATGTGTTCAGTTCCCTTCTGTATCGACCTGGACTCTGTCCCATCCCTGGAACAGTTGGACAGTTACCACTCCTACCTGAACGATCTCACTAAAGAGAAG GATCGTCGCCACGGTGAGTTTGTGGGTATCAAGCGTCAGATCATTTTGTGTATGGAGGAGCTGGACCAGCTGCCAGACACCAGCTTTGAGAGGGACGTGGTGTGTGAGGACGAGGAGGCCTTCTGTCTGTCCAGCGACAACATCACAGCTCTCCAACTGCTGCTAGGACAG CTGGAGGATCGTAAGACTGAGAACGAGCTAGTGTGTAGCTCCTACCGCACTAAGATCCAGGAGCTGTGGGAGAGGCTGCAGGTGCcccaggaggagagagatggcatGTCAGATCACATGGGCCAGTCCAGGAAAAAGAACATGGATGCT TTACAAGCTGAGTGCCGGCGTCTGGAGCAGCTGAAGATCAAGAACATGAGGAATGTGATAGAAGACATCAGGGCTGAGGTGGCTCTGTTCTGGGAGAGGTGTTACTACAGCCTGGAGCAGAGACGAGCCTTCACACCCTACTATGGTG ATGACTACACTGAGGAGATGCTGAACCTACACCAGGAGGAGCTCCTCAGTCTGAAGAAACACTACGAGGACCACAGGGAGCTGTTTGAAGGAGTAACCAGGTGGCAAGACAGCTGGACTCTGTTCCTACAACTGGAG AAAAAGGCAACGGATCCTTCTAGATTTAACAACCGAGGAGGGAACCTTCTTAAAGAGGAGAAGCAGAGGGCTGACCTGCAGAAAAGCCTGCCAAAG TTGGAGAAGAGCCTGAAGACCCAGATAAACCTATGGGAGGAGGAGCAGTACAGAGAGTTCCTGGTTAACGGACAGCGCTTCCTCCAGTATGTACAGGAGCAGTGGGAACTACTGCggctggagaaggagagagagaagaatgagaga CAACTGAAGAAGAACCAGCAGATCGAACAAGACATGCTATATGGTACTGCTCAACGAACCCCCTCTAAAAGACGCCTTGCAGAGACGCCTACGCCCGGCAAAGCAAGAAAG CTGAATGCCACAAGCAGTATCTCCAGTTCTACTCCTAACAGCACTTTACGCTCTGCCTTCGGAGGAACCATGTGCCAGTCCCCGGTCCTCAGACCACCCATGTCTGCCAGCAAG ATTCCTCTGAGGACCCCTGGTCGTGTTGGAAGAACTCCCCGCACAGTGGAACGGAACAAGGAGAACATCTCCCACCTGAACGGCACGGCTCTGAGCGGTGTGTTAAGAACCCCTGCCTCACGCTGTAACATCACCGTTAACTCTGTGGCCGGCACCTATTCGGAATTTTCG CGAGATCTCTCAAAAGCTTCCAAATCTAACGTCAAGACAGGACATCTGAACTCTACTGACACTCGTCTCTGA
- the LOC115192901 gene encoding protein regulator of cytokinesis 1 isoform X2 → MRRSEVHAAESVACLNRALNQLKEIWEEIGIPEDQRLQRTDVVKKHIKGLLDMMIAEEDSLRKRLMSSIESCRKELDVLCTELQLSPFEEDEGRTMLQLEKDIRSRLEVMMKQKSQRVKELKTLYKQDRELCDIMCSVPFCIDLDSVPSLEQLDSYHSYLNDLTKEKDRRHGEFVGIKRQIILCMEELDQLPDTSFERDVVCEDEEAFCLSSDNITALQLLLGQLEDRKTENELVCSSYRTKIQELWERLQVPQEERDGMSDHMGQSRKKNMDALQAECRRLEQLKIKNMRNVIEDIRAEVALFWERCYYSLEQRRAFTPYYGDDYTEEMLNLHQEELLSLKKHYEDHRELFEGVTRWQDSWTLFLQLEKKATDPSRFNNRGGNLLKEEKQRADLQKSLPKLEKSLKTQINLWEEEQYREFLVNGQRFLQYVQEQWELLRLEKEREKNERQLKKNQQIEQDMLYGTAQRTPSKRRLAETPTPGKARKLNATSSISSSTPNSTLRSAFGGTMCQSPVLRPPMSASKIPLRTPGRVGRTPRTVERNKENISHLNGTALSARSLKSFQI, encoded by the exons atgaggaggag TGAAGTCCATGCTGCAGAATCTGTAGCATGTCTGAATCGAGCCCTGAACCAGTTGAAGGAGATCTGGGAAGAAATAGGCATTCCAGAGGACCAGCGACTACAGAGGACTGATGTAGTCAAGAAACATATCAAA gGCTTGCTGGACATGATGATCGCTGAGGAGGACAGTTTAAGGAAGAGATTGATGAGCAGCATAGAGTCCTGTCGCAAAGAGCTGGATGTTCTGTGCACTGAGCTTCAACTATCCCCCTTTGAG GAGGACGAGGGGAGGACGATGCTGCAGCTGGAGAAGGACATTCGGTCACGGCTGGAGGTGATGATGAAACAGAAGAGTCAGAGAGTTAAAGAGCTGAAGACTCTGTACAAGCAGGACCGGGAGCTGTGTGACATCATGTGTTCAGTTCCCTTCTGTATCGACCTGGACTCTGTCCCATCCCTGGAACAGTTGGACAGTTACCACTCCTACCTGAACGATCTCACTAAAGAGAAG GATCGTCGCCACGGTGAGTTTGTGGGTATCAAGCGTCAGATCATTTTGTGTATGGAGGAGCTGGACCAGCTGCCAGACACCAGCTTTGAGAGGGACGTGGTGTGTGAGGACGAGGAGGCCTTCTGTCTGTCCAGCGACAACATCACAGCTCTCCAACTGCTGCTAGGACAG CTGGAGGATCGTAAGACTGAGAACGAGCTAGTGTGTAGCTCCTACCGCACTAAGATCCAGGAGCTGTGGGAGAGGCTGCAGGTGCcccaggaggagagagatggcatGTCAGATCACATGGGCCAGTCCAGGAAAAAGAACATGGATGCT TTACAAGCTGAGTGCCGGCGTCTGGAGCAGCTGAAGATCAAGAACATGAGGAATGTGATAGAAGACATCAGGGCTGAGGTGGCTCTGTTCTGGGAGAGGTGTTACTACAGCCTGGAGCAGAGACGAGCCTTCACACCCTACTATGGTG ATGACTACACTGAGGAGATGCTGAACCTACACCAGGAGGAGCTCCTCAGTCTGAAGAAACACTACGAGGACCACAGGGAGCTGTTTGAAGGAGTAACCAGGTGGCAAGACAGCTGGACTCTGTTCCTACAACTGGAG AAAAAGGCAACGGATCCTTCTAGATTTAACAACCGAGGAGGGAACCTTCTTAAAGAGGAGAAGCAGAGGGCTGACCTGCAGAAAAGCCTGCCAAAG TTGGAGAAGAGCCTGAAGACCCAGATAAACCTATGGGAGGAGGAGCAGTACAGAGAGTTCCTGGTTAACGGACAGCGCTTCCTCCAGTATGTACAGGAGCAGTGGGAACTACTGCggctggagaaggagagagagaagaatgagaga CAACTGAAGAAGAACCAGCAGATCGAACAAGACATGCTATATGGTACTGCTCAACGAACCCCCTCTAAAAGACGCCTTGCAGAGACGCCTACGCCCGGCAAAGCAAGAAAG CTGAATGCCACAAGCAGTATCTCCAGTTCTACTCCTAACAGCACTTTACGCTCTGCCTTCGGAGGAACCATGTGCCAGTCCCCGGTCCTCAGACCACCCATGTCTGCCAGCAAG ATTCCTCTGAGGACCCCTGGTCGTGTTGGAAGAACTCCCCGCACAGTGGAACGGAACAAGGAGAACATCTCCCACCTGAACGGCACGGCTCTGAGCG CGAGATCTCTCAAAAGCTTCCAAATCTAA